The Trichoderma atroviride chromosome 5, complete sequence genome contains a region encoding:
- a CDS encoding uncharacterized protein (SMCOG1094:ferredoxin~antiSMASH:Cluster_5.9) — MMAANQLASDTGSESGGEWSSSLPSSPEQSSPGTPESCSPRLKAKPESGQKVCEAALDASASYHDITSLPPIPRTEAIQPLSTDSQTPDHWIARDSCMIRLTGKHPCNVEAPLSALFNAGFLTPQNLFYVRSHGDTPRVSIKQAQEWKLRIHGLVEKEIEFSIQELKDKFPVVTLPVTLVCAGNRRKEQNMVLKGLGFNWGAAGVSTGLFTGVYLADILDYCKPRNALLSSYPSGDQHIPGRARHVIFEGADELPKGKYGTSQRLSWALDRSKGMLISWGLNGEDLLPDHGYPLRLVVPGQIGGRMVKWLQRIEVSDRESQHYLHFFDNKLLPTTVTADQARKEDKWWYDPKYVINELNVNAAICSPSHNDTVQLASDTSMTQILAIEGYAYTGGGRRITRVEVTLDDGETWNLCDIKYPEDLYRVYPIGNHHYYGSLDLTMTDMSFSWCFWKLEVDIKSLLADRDAGFIAVRAMDEALSIMPRDMYWNATSMMNSWWFRVAVYKENHGQTLRFEHPTVPGNANGGWMQRMNEAGADPRHPCLKGNNLFTGTSSSSTTATTATSKADDDTKSVIINPDKIATIVTASQFAEHADGEGPSPWFVVEGHVYDGTDFLTSHPGGEQSIRLAAGEDATEDFLAIHSMDAKKLLKDYHIGKLEQLASPSTSLSPKSDNQDDPSKPFLDSKVWKEIRLVHKREISHDSRIFRFALPHEDQILGLPVGHHVYLRVKKGDRASGNVKTVQRAYTPYSCSAQRGFIELLIKVYFPSTNSTQTEAAFSGGQMTMLLEDMAIDAETDAQTVELKGPIGHFTYIGNGRVQCKPNNRVRTVNKLALIAGGSGITPIWSTLKAIADEYSASLASDHDKSVEVWLIYGNREEKDILIREELDQISRHMEGKLHLWHVLSSNEVREDWTMGRGYVDLECLQNHLPPAPSPLAGADHNDTLALVCGPPCNGSECFYSITKAWVEHQGRYHNFLSI; from the coding sequence ATGATGGCTGCAAATCAATTGGCATCAGACACCGGCTCCGAGAGTGGAGGGGAGTGGTCATCTTcgcttccatcatcacctgAACAATCATCTCCAGGAACGCCAGAATCATGCAGTCCAAGGTTGAAGGCAAAGCCAGAGTCAGGCCAAAAAGTGTGTGAGGCTGCTCTGGATGCTTCTGCATCATACCATGACATTACTTCACTCCCTCCCATCCCGAGGACCGAAGCTATACAGCCATTATCCACCGACTCTCAAACTCCAGATCATTGGATTGCACGAGACAGCTGCATGATTCGACTTACGGGAAAACATCCATGCAACGTAGAGGCCCCCTTATCCGCGTTGTTTAATGCCGGATTTCTTACTCCCCAAAACCTCTTCTATGTTCGCAGTCATGGAGATACTCCACGTGTCAGCATCAAACAGGCGCAGGAATGGAAGCTACGGATCCACGGACTTGTTGAGAAAGAAATTGAGTTTTCAATTCAAGAGCTCAAAGATAAATTCCCAGTTGTCACACTGCCTGTCACTCTGGTATGTGCTGGCAACCGTCGCAAGGAGCAGAATATGGTTCTCAAGGGGCTTGGGTTCAACTGGGGTGCAGCGGGTGTGTCTACGGGTCTCTTTACAGGCGTATATCTAGCTGACATTCTGGATTATTGCAAGCCTCGGAATGCTCTCCTATCTTCATACCCCTCTGGTGATCAACATATTCCTGGACGTGCGCGCCATGTCATCTTCGAAGGCGCGGACGAACTTCCCAAAGGGAAATATGGTACGTCCCAGAGGCTCAGCTGGGCGTTGGATCGAAGCAAGGGCATGCTCATATCTTGGGGCCTCAATGGAGAGGATCTTCTGCCCGATCACGGCTATCCTCTCAGATTAGTGGTACCGGGCCAGATCGGTGGGCGAATGGTAAAATGGCTTCAACGAATCGAGGTCTCGGACCGCGAGAGTCAGCACTATCTGCATTTCTTCGATAACAAGCTTCTCCCCACTACAGTAACGGCCGACCAGGCGAGAAAGGAAGACAAATGGTGGTACGATCCAAAATACGTTATCAATGAACTCAATGTCAATGCGGCAATCTGTTCGCCATCCCACAACGACACAGTCCAGCTGGCGTCTGATACTTCCATGACGCAGATCTTGGCTATAGAAGGATATGCGTACACTGGTGGTGGACGACGTATAACCCGTGTCGAGGTGACACTTGACGATGGAGAGACTTGGAATCTTTGTGATATAAAATACCCAGAGGATCTCTACCGCGTGTACCCTATAGGGAATCACCATTACTACGGGTCTCTTGACTTGACCATGACCGACATGAGTTTTTCATGGTGTTTTTGGAAGCTTGAAGTCGATATCAAGTCACTGCTAGCAGATCGCGATGCCGGGTTCATTGCCGTGCGCGCAATGGATGAAGCTCTGAGCATTATGCCGCGGGACATGTATTGGAATGCCACGTCGATGATGAATTCCTGGTGGTTTCGCGTCGCTGTATACAAGGAGAATCATGGCCAGACTCTCCGGTTCGAACATCCAACTGTACCAGGCAATGCCAACGGCGGCTGGATGCAGCGTATGAATGAGGCTGGAGCAGATCCGAGACATCCTTGCCTCAAGGGGAATAACTTGTTTACTGGCACATCTTCTAGTTCCACCACGGCAACTACGGCTACATCTAAAGCGGATGATGATACCAAGAGTGTGATAATTAATCCAGATAAAATAGCAACAATTGTTACGGCGTCTCAGTTTGCCGAGCATGCTGATGGAGAGGGCCCTTCTCCTTGGTTCGTCGTTGAGGGCCATGTATACGATGGGACAGATTTCCTTACGTCTCACCCTGGTGGAGAGCAATCTATTCGTCTAGCTGCTGGCGAGGATGCTACCGAAGACTTTCTGGCTATTCACTCCATGGATGCCAAGAAATTGTTGAAAGATTACCATATTGGAAAGCTGGAACAACTCGCATCGCCATCTACAAGTCTGTCACCAAAGTCTGATAACCAAGATGACCCATCTAAGCCGTTTCTTGATTCAAAAGTATGGAAGGAGATTCGCCTAGTACACAAGAGAGAGATTTCTCACGATTCACGAATCTTTCGCTTCGCCTTGCCTCACGAAGACCAGATTCTCGGCTTACCAGTGGGCCACCACGTTTACTTGCGCGTGAAGAAAGGTGACAGAGCAAGCGGAAACGTCAAGACCGTGCAGCGAGCATACACTCCGTATAGCTGCAGTGCCCAACGTGGCTTCATCGAGCTTCTAATTAAGGTGTACTTCCCGTCCACAAATTCGACGCAAACTGAAGCAGCCTTTTCTGGAGGTCAAATGACCATGTTGCTCGAAGACATGGCAATTGATGCAGAAACGGATGCGCAGACGGTAGAATTAAAAGGACCTATAGGTCATTTTACATATATCGGCAATGGGCGAGTTCAATGCAAGCCTAATAACCGTGTTCGCACCGTTAATAAGCTCGCTCTGATTGCAGGCGGCAGTGGAATCACTCCAATCTGGTCCACCCTCAAAGCCATAGCAGACGAGTACTCGGCCTCTTTAGCTTCTGACCATGACAAATCAGTAGAAGTATGGCTGATCTACGGTAATcgagaggaaaaagacatACTGATTCGTGAGGAGCTTGACCAAATTTCACGCCATATGGAAGGGAAGCTGCACCTATGGCATGTGTTGAGTTCCAACGAGGTAAGAGAGGACTGGACGATGGGAAGGGGGTATGTCGATCTAGAGTGCCTACAAAATCACCTTCCACCAGCACCTTCTCCTCTGGCTGGTGCGGACCACAATGATACGTTGGCGTTAGTTTGTGGCCCCCCCTGCAATGGAAGCGAGTGTTTCTACAGCATTACAAAAGCTTGGGTGGAACATCAAGGAAGATATCATAactttttaagtatttaa
- a CDS encoding uncharacterized protein (EggNog:ENOG41) gives MRCSRRCLDCVYPGGQQQGSFDQHSSGENSSALKLPNTENASAAEPVSSGTLQKNLEDFSGNGHNLTALIFDQIHSQSDKASDSSTRRYTAAGQTAPWTPTAGSPISDNQFSSILASDHSGSALWPFRNDGLQSDAEAFNQPINWLPFDKSIDLNLGSTLYDTVLLSPFDDAQWISIDSSNTANGMLEGQSWNLNMPPLAGVNGKKSNGVSRNESIPDTSPPKGSFSPNYKRGDLYATSSNGARNACSTRAKRDDIFPDIERIDQLDDGICNPSMAISDLTYNAMLQHFDDICRQMQSQMQSQMPCFGMQSFPPLALLNLFVELYFKCFDPILPFIHVPSLDVN, from the exons ATGAGATGCTCTCGTCGGTGCCTGGACTGTGTGTATCCGggaggccagcagcaaggtAGTTTCGACCAACACTCCTCTGGTGAAAACAGCAGCGCATTGAAGCTGCCCAATACTGAGAATGCTTCTGCCGCCGAGCCAGTATCCTCGGGTACGCTACAAAAAAACTTGGAAGATTTCAGCGGTAATGGCCATAACCTGACTGCCCTTATCTTTGATCAAATCCATAGTCAGTCAGATAAAGCTTCAGATTCATCAACTAGACGGTACACTGCTGCAGGCCAGACTGCACCATGGACACCAACTGCTGGCTCTCCAATATCTGATAATCAGTTTTCATCCATTTTAGCCTCTGACCATTCTGGATCTGCTCTGTGGCCATTCCGAAATGATGGGCTTCAGTCAGACGCCGAGGCCTTCAACCAGCCAATTAATTGGCTGCCCTTTGACAAGTCGATTGACCTGAATTTAGGTTCCACACTCTACGATACTGTCCTTCTTTCACCTTTCGATGATGCGCAATGGATTTCCATCGATTCCAGCAATACAGCAAATGGAATGCTGGAAGGGCAATCGTGGAACTTGAACATGCCTCCTCTGGCAGGTGTCAACGGCAAGAAATCCAACGGCGTTTCACGAAATGAATCTATACCCGACACCTCTCCACCAAAAGGCTCATTTTCCCCGAACTACAAACGTGGAGATTTGTATGCGACAAGCTCCAACGGTGCGCGAAATGCTTGTTCAACCCGTGCGAAGCGCGATGATATATTTCCAGACATTGAAAGAATAGACCAACTCGATGACGGTATCTGCAATCCTTCCATGGCGATTTCTGACCTCACATATAACGCCATGCTTCAGCATTTCGATGATATCTGTCGTCAGATGCAGTCGCAAATGCAGTCGCAAATGCCTTGTTTTGGAATGCAGAGCTTTCCACCATTAGCGCTACTAAACTTATTCGTAGAGCTATACTTCAAATGTTTCGATCCGATCCTCCCGTTTATTCACGTGCCGTCCTTGGAC GTGAACTAA
- a CDS encoding uncharacterized protein (EggNog:ENOG41~antiSMASH:Cluster_5.9), with protein sequence MGQVASVPTDKSRRLEVIDAGFSRTGTLSYAYALEILLDGPVHHTATQLFNREDSYCKKWNQIYRYRRAGKRTQLLEALDDAFSGFVGATDVTAIDFIPELMELYPDAKVVLVTRPSAAWWKSFKAVSENSGNKVMGYITMPLPGVRWFIDTARGFFEA encoded by the exons ATGGGGCAAGTAGCATCTGTACCGACGGATAAAAGCCGAAGGTTGGAAGTAATAGATGCTGGATTCTCTAGAACTGGGACATTGTCCTACGCATACGCTCTTGAAATACTCCTTGACGGACCAGTACACCATACAGCTACCCAGCTATTCAACCGAGAAGATT CCTACTGCAAAAAATGGAATCAAATATATCGATATCGGCGCGCAGGCAAGCGTACTCAACTGCTTGAAGCGCTGGATGATGCTTTTTCGGGGTTTGTTGGTGCAACCGATGTAACAGCCATTGACTTCATTCCAGAGCTCATGGAGCTATATCCAGATGCGAAGGTTGTGCTTGTCACACGGCCTTCAGCGGCTTGGTGGAAAAGTTTCAAGGCGGTGTCCGAGAACTCAGGCAACAAAGTAATGGGTTATATCACCATGCCACTGCCCGGTGTTCGATGGTTTATCGATACAGCGCGAGGATTCTTCGAAGCGTGA
- a CDS encoding uncharacterized protein (EggNog:ENOG41~antiSMASH:Cluster_5.9), protein MSQLLNDDSIIIAPPPWTLKVDVYTAPFWISASQARNFPFDIAYSPLELSSEFSDLGSSRPVGGFGGIQVIRYKETPVGPYDELVIIPGKFEWTKQDSNDERTSGHSYKATRLYVSQKHTCFNGRTNWNIPKHLARFDWEEAPDKSLTVRVYPHDTFSDKTEATASPIPFFQATMKRVPIIPSFPFSSKWLSLVGVNLECVHPPLPEGRGSQGELPGTESWCAFTPAFSGKAVSLMTFDMKQSRADDKMVSQRNKNFWPGLGRRRVGIMMENATLVLDSREF, encoded by the exons ATGTCACAACTACTCAACGACGACTCCATTATAATTGCGCCGCCACCATGGACTTTAAAAGTAGACGTTTATACGGCACCCTTCTGGATCTCTGCTTCTCAAGCTCGAAATTTCCCATTTGATATTGCTTACTCACCGCTCGAGCTATCCTCTGAATTTTCTGATCTTGGGAGCAGCCGTCCTGTCGGAGGGTTTGGTGGAATCCAAGTCATTAGGTACAAGGAAACCCCAGTTGGCCCGTATGATGAGCTCGTCATTATCCCAGGGAAATTCGAATGGACCAAACAAGATTCCAATGACGAGCGGACGAGTGGACACTCTTATAAAGCAACTCGATTATACGTCTCACAGAAGCATACCTGTTTCAACGGCAGAACTA ACTGGAATATACCAAAGCATTTGGCTCGTTTCGACTGGGAAGAAGCGCCTGACAAGTCGCTTACCGTACGAGTGTATCCTCACGACACGTTTAGTGACAAGACCGAAGCAACGGCCAGTCCGATACCATTTTTCCAGGCGACGATGAAGCGAGTTCCGATCATACCATCATTCCCATTCTCGAGTAAATGGCTTAGTCTGGTCGGGGTTAATCTTGAATGTGTTCACCCACCGCTTCCCGAGGGCCGAGGTAGCCAGGGTGAGCTTCCGGGCACGGAATCTTGGTGTGCCTTTACACCAGCGTTCAGCGGAAAAGCTGTAAGCTTAATGACCTTCGACATGAAGCAATCCCGTGCGGATGATAAAATGGTATCTCAGAGGAACAAAAATTTCTGGCCTGGGTTGGGCAGGCGGCGTGTTGGGATAATGATGGAGAATGCTACCCTAGTACTTGACAGTAGGgaattttaa
- a CDS encoding uncharacterized protein (TransMembrane:10 (i99-121o141-158i170-191o197-219i231-251o263-286i426-446o452-474i486-507o533-552i)~antiSMASH:Cluster_5.9~SMCOG1106:major facilitator transporter): protein MVSSTSKYATQDDIKPFKDSKEAATSSSPSIRSGSNHGIFFIKQGGINTGIIKEHHSKEQDIFTGKHTFRLSSLWRRAEVNPLNGKSLTFPLFRIWDDFYCMAFWLATLGFFVAFLSWFAFSPLVPEVVKADLNLTQDQVTNSNLASLGGTALVRLIAGPACDKFGPRKVLASLLILGAIPSGLAALVTNIEGLETVRFFISILGGSFVPTQAYTTTFFDKSIVGTANAFSGGWGNLGGGVTVAVMIGLYQRYIKAGFSPHTAWRLCFVTVPVPCLLLIAVIILLLGRDHPGGKWSARHQLQDSTTGKDQVINEGGVQQQDMFVDSENAFAQTSINSKSVGTSFSERSPVTNVDTAQSEPLTFATLLEILSDLRVWSCALCYLLTFGLETAMDAALPGLINTLFASESFGSVDAAYAASTYGLMNLFARPLGGDHGIAMIGLGIYINKNNATIGGVIGLIVVIAITGFSANGACYSIYGHWRPKNIGVVAGIVGASGNIGGLFYTLIFKYRPGIRLSPSESHPRGYNSLGEKFWIAGLLNAVVVVPLFLVPIGDTV from the exons ATGGTTTCCAGCACGTCAAAATATGCCACCCAGGATGATATAAAACCCTTTAAAGACTCTAAAGAGGCCGCTACTAGCTCCTCCCCGTCTATCCGCAGTGGATCGAATCATGGAATATTCTTTATTAAACAAGGCGGCATCAATACCGGCATAATAAAGGAACATCACAGTAAAGAGCAGGATATCTTTACGGGCAAACACACATTTCGATTGTCTTCACTGTGGCGGCGAGCCGAAGTCAACCCTCTCAATGGAAAAAGCCTTACATTTCCTCTGTTTCGAATTTGGGACGATTTCTACTGCATGGCCTTTTGGCTGGCCACGCTGGGGTTTTTTGTAGCTTTCCTTTCTTGGTTTGCCTTTTCCCCGCTTGTGCCCGAGGTAGTGAAAGCGGATCTCAACCTTACTCAAGATCAAGTCACCAACTCCAACCTAGCCTCTCTTGGTGGCACAGCTCTGGTACGCCTCATTGCTGGTCCCGCATGCGATAAATTTGGGCCACGAAAAGTTTTGGCTTCTCTCCTCATTTTGGGGGCGATCCCGTCCGgcttggcggcgctggtAACCAATATTGAAGGGCTAGAGACGGTGCGATTtttcatctccattctcGGCGGCAGCTTTGTTCCAACCCAGGCCTATACCACCACATTCTTTGACAAGTCAATTGTTGGCACTGCGAATGCCTTCTCGGGTGGCTGGGGCAATTTGGGTGGCGGGGTGACTGTTGCTGTCATGATCGGGCTATACCAACGTTATATCAAGGCTGGCTTCAGCCCTCACACTGCGTGGCGTCTGTGCTTTGTCACAGTGCCTGTCCCATGCCTACTACTTATCGCTGTCATAATTTTACTCCTTGGTCGAGATCACCCCGGTGGGAAATGGTCGGCTCGCCACCAACTCCAAGACTCGACCACAGGGAAAGATCAGGTCATCAATGAAGGTGGTGTCCAACAACAAGATATGTTTGTAGATTCCGAAAATGCATTTGCTCAAACATCCATAAACTCCAAATCAGTGGGTACGAGCTTCAGCGAGCGGTCTCCGGTCACCAATGTGGATACTGCACAGTCGGAGCCACTAACCTTTGCGACATTACTGGAGATCCTTTCCGACCTTCGTGTCTGGTCGTGTGCTCTGTGCTATCTACTAACATTTGGCCTTGAGACAGCGATGGACGCGGCGCTTCCCGGTTTGATCAATACCCTATTTGCTAGCGAGTCATTTGGATCCGTGGATGCCGCCTATGCCGCATCCACATACGGCCTCATGAACCTGTTTGCTCGGCCACTCGGGGGGGATCAT GGCATCGCCATGATTGGCTTGGGGATCTACATAAACAAGAACAATGCAACCATAGGCGGTGTTATTGGCCTCATTGTCGTGATTGCAATCACTGGTTTCTCAGCCAATGGTGCCTGTTACTCAATATACGGCCACTGGCGACCAAAAAACATCGGCGTTGTTGCCGGTATTGTTGGAGCTAGCGGCAATATAGGCGGATTGTTCTATACTCTAATATTCAAGTACAGGCCAGGAATTCGTCTTTCTCCATCCGAAAGCCATCCCCGGGGTTACAACTCTCTAGGAGAAAAGTTCTGGATTGCAGGATTGCTCAATGCGGTCGTTGTAGTACCACTTTTCCTCGTACCGATAGGTGATACTGTATAG
- a CDS encoding uncharacterized protein (SMCOG1175:pyridine nucleotide-disulfide oxidoreductase~antiSMASH:Cluster_5.9): MMNTTAVDMHPESEIIQPRHKKRAAVVGLGMVGIAFIEKLLKYDLDSGRDEWEVTVFGEEPYIAYNRVGLTQYFTNRSTESLYLNPLEWYSSHAKGKLTYHTSDLVVSIDSHAKYLKTASGQQFHYDECILATGSNAALPPYISPQQFQNARGCFVYRTIKDLDNIIDYAISAPAVIGRRIRKAAVIGGGLLGLEAAKALLDLEEVDQVILVERNRWVLSRQLDQEGGLLVLEKIKSLGVEVLIQARVQNLLWDSEERLTGLLLQGQDGLPEQRYDVDMVVFAVGIKPRDDLAKSTSIDTASQSGGFIVDNQLRTNLPHIYAIGECANFLGETFGLIAPGIEMADILAFNLTEGPYHSKREMKSPNISTKLKLMGVDVASFGDFFADQGKISKPLPGAISAHAARKAQTTPPTPDEIKKKVKALIYRDPFSDVYKKYIFTADGKYILGGMMVGDVKDYVKLVALCNASKPIEKPPAEFIIGAAKEGEEEGDDLPHDTQVCSCHNVSKGDIVECVKSGGIRSFGEMKSSTKCGMGCGGCVPLATSIFNRALKDAGVEISNHICKDFAYSRQELYQIAKFRKLKDFMVVMRVVGKKPDSLGCEVCRPAIGSILSSLYNENIMKPSLRQTQDTNDRYLANVQRDGTYSVVPRLPAGEITPMGLKVIGEVADKFGLYTKITGGQRIDMFGAKKQDLPQIWELLINAGFESGHAYGKALRTVKSCVGNTWCRFGVGDSVGLAVEIENRYKGLRAPHKFKGGVSGCVRECAEAQGKDFGLIATPKGWNVFVGGNGGAKPRHAELLAEDVTRRQAIKILDRFLMFYIQSADKLERTARWIERYPGGLKGIKEVIVDDRLGICADLEMEMEVLVGLYHCEWTNVVNNPDRRKDFKQFANTDETQMSSEQITERAQKRPADWPEDSSPLHFSLLDIAKDAKWAWRSVCKLSEINRQSDAPTSVAVKYGEVQLAVWNIPGRGLRASQNMCPHKKAFVLADGLVGEDEQGREYVSCPLHKRNFLLNPNAAEGGGSCSDVDYSIMTFEVKADEINNEILIYLPPTEALDAVLSTTKWMLRKADEELRALAKDAEPAIEIAEPLPPSKMRGQPPHLASRQTCGGGGALDW; this comes from the coding sequence ATGATGAACACTACCGCTGTCGATATGCATCCAGAGTCAGAAATCATACAGCCAAGGCATAAAAAACGTGCTGCCGTTGTCGGCCTTGGCATGGTTGGTATTGCCTTCATCGAAAAGCTTTTGAAGTACGACTTGGATAGTGGACGCGACGAATGGGAGGTCACTGTTTTCGGCGAAGAGCCGTATATTGCCTATAATCGTGTTGGCCTCACGCAGTACTTTACGAATCGCTCAACTGAAAGCCTATACCTCAACCCCCTGGAGTGGTACTCATCACATGCCAAAGGGAAACTTACGTATCATACTTCGGATCTGGTTGTTTCAATTGATTCTCACGCAAAATATCTCAAAACGGCCAGCGGGCAACAGTTCCACTATGATGAGTGCATCCTAGCGACAGGTTCTAACGCGGCCTTACCACCCTATATCTCACCGCAACAGTTCCAAAACGCAAGAGGTTGTTTTGTATACAGAACAATAAAAGACCTCGACAATATTATAGACTATGCCATCAGTGCCCCTGCCGTTATTGGGCGCCGCATTCGCAAGGCAGCTGTAATTGGTGGTGGCCTTCTCGGTTTagaagctgccaaggctCTTTTAGATCTTGAAGAAGTCGATCAAGTTATCTTAGTCGAGAGAAATCGCTGGGTTCTTAGTCGCCAGCTTGACCAGGAAGGCGGCTTGCTAGTACTGGAGAAGATCAAGTCTCTCGGTGTTGAAGTGTTGATCCAAGCCCGAGTTCAGAATCTCCTGTGGGATAGCGAAGAAAGACTCACTGGCCTACTTCTTCAAGGACAAGATGGGCTGCCGGAACAACGATACGACGTCGATATGGTTGTGTTTGCCGTCGGAATCAAACCTCGAGATGATCTCGCCAAAAGCACTTCCATAGACACAGCCAGCCAGAGTGGCGGCTTCATTGTCGACAACCAACTGCGTACAAATTTGCCCCATATCTACGCTATTGGAGAGTGTGCCAATTTCCTTGGAGAAACATTTGGTCTGATAGCTCCTGGTATCGAAATGGCAGATATTCTCGCATTCAATCTGACGGAAGGGCCTTACCAcagcaagagagagatgaaatCTCCCAACATCAGTACAAAGCTCAAGCTTATGGGTGTGGACGTCGCTTCATTTGGCGATTTCTTTGCAGACCAGGGCAAGATCAGCAAACCACTACCAGGAGCTATTAGTGCCCATGCGGCTCGCAAGGCTCAGACAACTCCCCCCACACCAGATGagataaagaaaaaggtcaAAGCTCTTATTTATCGAGATCCATTCTCAGATGTTTACAAGAAATACATTTTCACCGCAGATGGCAAGTATATCTTGGGAGGCATGATGGTTGGCGACGTCAAAGACTACGTCAAGCTTGTCGCCCTCTGCAATGCAAGCAAGCCCATCGAGAAGCCTCCAGCCGAATTTATTATTGGAGCTGCAAAGgagggcgaagaagaaggtgatgATTTGCCCCATGATACTCAAGTCTGCAGCTGTCATAATGTCAGTAAGGGTGACATTGTGGAGTGTGTAAAATCTGGCGGTATTCGTTCTTTTGGAGAGATGAAATCTTCGACAAAGTGCGGCATGGGCTGCGGAGGCTGCGTGCCCTTGGCAACTAGCATTTTCAACCGAGCACTAAAAGACGCTGGTGTCGAGATCTCCAACCATATTTGCAAGGACTTTGCTTACTCGCGCCAAGAGTTATATCAGATTGCCAAGTTCAGAAAGCTCAAGGACTTCATGGTAGTAATGCGTGTCGTTGGCAAGAAGCCCGATAGTCTTGGCTGCGAAGTTTGCAGGCCAGCGATCGGCTCCATCTTAAGTTCATTATACAACGAGAATATCATGAAGCCTTCGCTGCGCCAGACTCAAGATACAAATGATCGCTATCTTGCCAATGTACAGCGGGACGGTACTTACTCGGTTGTTCCACGTCTTCCTGCCGGTGAAATTACTCCAATGGGACTTAAGGTTATTGGAGAGGTTGCAGACAAGTTTGGGCTATACACAAAGATCACAGGCGGCCAACGTATCGACATGTTTGGCGCCAAGAAGCAGGACCTTCCACAAATCTGGGAGCTACTCATCAATGCTGGCTTTGAGAGCGGTCATGCCTACGGCAAGGCACTACGCACAGTCAAATCATGTGTCGGCAATACCTGGTGTCGATTCGGGGTGGGCGACTCAGTTGGTCTCGCGGTGGAAATCGAGAACCGATATAAGGGCCTTCGAGCTCCTCACAAGTTCAAGGGCGGTGTATCTGGATGTGTGAGAGAATGTGCCGAGGCACAGGGCAAAGATTTTGGTCTCATTGCCACGCCCAAAGGCTGGAATGTCTTTGTGGGAGGAAACGGGGGCGCAAAGCCCCGCCATGCTGAACTGCTTGCTGAGGATGTAACACGACGGCAAGCAATTAAGATCTTGGACCGATTTCTTATGTTCTACATTCAATCAGCAGACAAGCTCGAGCGAACAGCTCGCTGGATTGAGAGATATCCGGGCGGtctcaagggcatcaaggaGGTCATCGTTGACGACAGACTCGGCATATGCGCCGACCTagaaatggagatggaggtgcTCGTTGGCCTCTATCATTGTGAATGGACAAATGTTGTCAATAACCCGGACCGCCGCAAAGACTTCAAACAGTTTGCCAATACAGATGAGACGCAGATGTCATCAGAACAGATCACGGAGCGGGCCCAAAAACGTCCCGCAGATTGGCCTGAAGACAGCTCGCCGCTTCACTTTAGTTTATTGGATATTGCAAAAGACGCAAAGTGGGCATGGAGATCTGTCTGCAAGCTTTCAGAAATCAACCGCCAGAGTGATGCACCAACATCGGTTGCTGTCAAATATGGTGAAGTTCAGTTGGCTGTGTGGAACATCCCGGGTCGTGGCTTGCGCGCATCACAAAACATGTGCCCTCATAAGAAGGCGTTTGTGCTAGCAGATGGCCTAGTGGGGGAAGATGAACAAGGCAGAGAATATGTGTCCTGTCCTCTACATAAGCGAAATTTTCTGCTGAACCCCAACGCAGCTGAGGGAGGCGGAAGCTGCTCAGACGTCGACTACTCAATCATGACTTTTGAGGTCAAGGCAGACGAGATAAATAACGAGATACTCATCTATCTTCCTCCTACAGAAGCACTTGATGCCGTACTTTCAACGACAAAATGGATGTTACGGAAAGCAGACGAAGAGCTGAGAGCATTAGCAAAGGATGCAGAGCCAGCAATAGAGATTGCAGAACCACTACCTCCAAGCAAGATGAGGGGCCAGCCACCACACTTGGCCTCTCGTCAGACATGTGGAGGAGGCGGTGCGCTCGACTGGTAA